From the uncultured Methanomethylovorans sp. genome, the window TTCCCTTATCTTTTCCTGTTCTTCCTTACTAGCTTTATCATAATCAATGAATTCAAAAGGAATGTTCTTCTCCGCAAAGAAACTCTTTGTTTTCTTGCACCACGGACAGGTACTCAGAGTATACATCATGATCTTCTTCATTGGGTTTCACCTTTCATTTTCAAATAGATATTACCATCCGACACTTTCAGTTCATAGACGGGGACCTTGAGTTCCTTTGCATCCAGA encodes:
- a CDS encoding glutaredoxin family protein — its product is MKKIMMYTLSTCPWCKKTKSFFAEKNIPFEFIDYDKASKEEQEKIREVCSAHGEGIAFPFVMIGDDVVVGYNPPKFMKLLES